GGCGTTTCCTAGAAGCATTTTGGTCTAAGGTTAGCGCATAAACGCCGGCACTCGTGATCATCCAGAATCCACTTCTGCTTTTCATGTTGGTCAGTTGAATCAGTTTTTCTGAAACAGAACCATGGCTAAGCATCAAATCAGGAAAACGCTTGAAGTGGTGAGCGAACAAAGAGAAATAGTGTATCCCCCGCTCAGTGGCAATCCACATCCCACCTCGATGATCATTGAGTAACGAATAAACCTTTTCACCAAACAAAATGCTATTACGCTTGAGACTCTCAGGGAAATACACACTTTCACCAGTAGTAAAAGTATGAGTGAGTAAACCAGAGTCCGTGCCTATCCAATAAGCTTCTTGCGTTTCCTCTATACTCAAAACATGCCCGCTTGGAATCTGTTTTATAGAGGAATCAGGTTCATTGATATTGATTAGGACTGTCCCAAAACGAGTACCTAAAACCAACTCTTGACGTTTATCAGAAAAATGGAGGGTTTCTACATAGTCCGTTCCAGAGCGAGGAATATGCTCAAAGTGACTGCCATCAGACAAATATACCCCTGCGTTTGTTGCCAACACCCACTTATCATTAATCAGCATAGCGTCAGTAATGCTTATTTTTGCCGCTTGATTGTATTGGTATAACTCTATCAAGGAATAAGAGGTAAACTCGGCGTTGTCGACATGATACGTGTAGAAACTAGAGGCATCAGAGATCCAAATATAGCGATTGGAAACCCCGATCTGTAATACTTCAGTTCCGGGGGTCAGGCCAAACATCAACTCTCGTTTTTTACCTGGAATGGTCCGATAGATCTCGTTCCCCACAAACGACCAAAACGCATTGTCGATAAACGCAATATCTTCTGCACTAAACTCAAGTGCGGAACCTGATTTAGGTAAGATATTCTGACCGTCAAAAAAAAAGTAGCTGATTTCTGACATCCTGAAACCAAACCCCACCATTATCGGCTAAAAAAAGGGCTTTGGCTGCGAAAGCTTTACCCTGAATTTTAGTAGGCAGTGGGTAAAAAACCGACAAAGGAAGATCCATCGCGGATGCCAAACGAGTTATTAGCAATAGCGATAAGAAGCAAATAGCTTTATACACTCACAGTTCCCTTGCAGCAAAAATGGCATTCAATTACATCTAGACTGAGCTATCGGTTCACCTAATCGATAAAACTAGACTAAATGAATGAGATCATTAAATTATTTTGTGCGAATAATTATCTTGTATTTAAACCGAGAAACAAGAAGCTGCTTCAAAAAATCCATCTTTTGTTGTTGTGTTAATGCAAAAAAGGGAAGTGTTACACTTCCCTTTAACTCTACTATCAAACCGATTTTTATTGATTAAGACATTCTGTAAAGCTGTCCGTTATAGATTGAATAAAAGTAAAGTAGCTTCCCGGTCCAACTTGAATTCCGGTACCAATAGGATCAAGCACTCCTTGTTTAGCTTGACTACCACGTGTTACAGACTCAACAACTGCAGGGGTAAACTGAGGTTCAGAAAAAACACACTTAGCATCACCTTTTGCCAAGGCTTTCTTTATTTTAATAAGTGTCTTAGCACCTGGTTTTCTCTCAGGGCTGACAGTAAATTGCCCCAAATGATTCAAGCCATAGTCCTGCTCGAAATAACCATAGGCATCATGAAATACGTAGTAACCCACATCTTTTACTGGCTTTAACGCCGCTCGCCACTTTTCATCGTACTGATTAGCATTTTTCACAAACGCCTGATAGTTCGCTTGATAAACATCTTTGTTGCTCGGGTCTAACTCAGCAAGTTTTTGGCTGATTGCTTCCGCGGCCTTGATACTTTGTTCATGACCTAACCAAAAATGCGGATCGTGTGAACCATGATGATGTCCATCATGATCATGACTATGCCCGTCTGCAGAAAACTCACGTAGGTTTAAACCATGGATCTCACTAATGGTTAAAACATTCTTCTGCTCCTCAAGAACTTTGGCTAGGAAAGGTTCTAAGTCTTTTCCATACCAAACAACCAGATCCGCTTTTCTAATTCGCTTTACGTCAGATGGCTTCAGCGCGTAATCATGGGGAGAAGTGTTGGAGTCAAGCAATACATCTGGCTCAGAAACACCTTGGGTGATCTCATAGGTGATCATTTGAATCGGCTTGATACTGGTCAGTACCTCGTTAGCATTGGCACTACCTATAGCAAGTATGGATAGCAAAGGGATAAGATATTTCATAATTCAATACCACTACTCTCTGGCGTTAAAGTGCGACAAATGTTACATTATAACACTAGTTATTTGCAAATGAGTTCCATTCATGTCGGCACTGGTCGAACTTCAACAAGTTTGCGTTCAATTTGATGAGCGTAAAGTCTTAGATAACATTAGCCTCCAGCTTAAAAGAGGCGAGATCACTACTTTAATTGGTCCCAATGGTGCGGGTAAATCTACATTAGTAAAAGTACTTTTGGGGCTGCAAAAAAAGTTCACAGGGTCAGTAAAAAAAAGCAAAAGGGCTCAAGATTGGCTATGTCCCTCAAAAGCTAAGACTCAATGATTCACTTCCTCTAGACGTTAAACGTTTTATGAAACTCGCTGGCAAATACAGTGAGCAGGAACTCCAAGATGCACTTAAACTTGTTGGTGCCGAGCACCTGCTAAGGGCCAACATGCACTCGTTATCTGGAGGTGAAAACCAGCGGGTTCTGTTGGCGAGAGCATTACTACAACGACCTGACCTACTCGTACTTGATGAGCCAGCTCAAGGTGTTGATGTTCAAGGACAGATTGACTTATACGAATTGATTGATACCATTCGCCATCGCTTTAGTTGTGCGGTATTCATGGTCTCACACGATTTGCATCTTGTAATGGCTAAAACGGATGATGTCATCTGCTTACACCATCATATCTGTTGTTCAGGCGCACCAGCGGATATCACTAAGCACCCTAATTACATCGCTCTTTTTGGGGAAGTTCGCAGCGAATCTCTCGCGTTTTATCATCATCAGCATCAACACCATCATCATGATCTCGCTGGAGACCCGGTTCTGGGTGCTGCATCTTCTTGTTCCCATCATTCACACGGCCATCACCATGATTGAGTTTTTGCTACCTTCTATTCTTGCTGGGCTTGGTATTGCAGCAATTGCTGGCCCACTTGGATCATTTGTCGTCTGGCGTAAAATGGCCTATTTTGGCGATACTTTAGCACATGCTTCCTTAATGGGCCTTGCTCTGGGTTTCTTGCTCGACGTCAACTTATACCTTGCTTTGATCGTCTGCTGCCTTGCGCTGGCTTTCATTCTGGTTGCATTACAAAGACAACAGCTTGTGGCTACCGATACTTTGCTGGGGATCTTAGCCCATAGTGCACTTTCACTGGGCCTTGTTGCAGTGAGCTTTCTTGACAATGTTCGTATCGATCTTATGAGTTATTTATTCGGTGATTTACTTGCAGTAACCCCGAACGATCTCTTCTATATCTATGTCGGTTCGGCAATAGTTTCTGTCATCTTGTTTTGTTTCTGGCGCTCGTTGCTCGCAACAACAGTGAATGAGGATTTGGCTGCTGTTGAAGGACATAACGTTGATTTAATGCGACTAATCTTGATGGTTATGGTTGGTCTCGTGATCGCTATCGGTATGAAGTTTGTCGGTGCATTGATAATGACATCACTTTTGATTATACCAGCAGCCACTGCACGACGTTTCTCAAAGACTCCGGAGCAAATGGCTTTCACGGCTTCTTGTATTGGTGCTGTGGCAGTCTTACTTGGTCTAAGTATGTCTTGGCATTATGACACCCCGGCAGGCCCTTCCGTTGTTATCAGTGCTACGGCGATGTTCATGTTAGCGCAGGCTTATCGCACAAAACACTGAGGTCATGGAAAGATAAAAGGGTTGACGCAATGCGCCAACCCTTTTATCGAGCCTCAAGAAAGAGCGTCGTCGCCAGTCCTACGCTCCCTCATTATGTAACTCTAGATTAGCGAGATCTTGTTGAATCTCTCTCTGAACCTTAGCATCATCGCTACGCAAAGATTGTAAAAAGTCCAAGTACTTCTGATCGATATCACCAGTGACATATTGACCATTGAAAACCGATGTTTCAAATTGAATGATATC
This window of the Vibrio neptunius genome carries:
- the znuB gene encoding zinc ABC transporter permease subunit ZnuB — its product is MIEFLLPSILAGLGIAAIAGPLGSFVVWRKMAYFGDTLAHASLMGLALGFLLDVNLYLALIVCCLALAFILVALQRQQLVATDTLLGILAHSALSLGLVAVSFLDNVRIDLMSYLFGDLLAVTPNDLFYIYVGSAIVSVILFCFWRSLLATTVNEDLAAVEGHNVDLMRLILMVMVGLVIAIGMKFVGALIMTSLLIIPAATARRFSKTPEQMAFTASCIGAVAVLLGLSMSWHYDTPAGPSVVISATAMFMLAQAYRTKH
- the znuA gene encoding zinc ABC transporter substrate-binding protein ZnuA produces the protein MKYLIPLLSILAIGSANANEVLTSIKPIQMITYEITQGVSEPDVLLDSNTSPHDYALKPSDVKRIRKADLVVWYGKDLEPFLAKVLEEQKNVLTISEIHGLNLREFSADGHSHDHDGHHHGSHDPHFWLGHEQSIKAAEAISQKLAELDPSNKDVYQANYQAFVKNANQYDEKWRAALKPVKDVGYYVFHDAYGYFEQDYGLNHLGQFTVSPERKPGAKTLIKIKKALAKGDAKCVFSEPQFTPAVVESVTRGSQAKQGVLDPIGTGIQVGPGSYFTFIQSITDSFTECLNQ